From a single Prosthecobacter sp. genomic region:
- a CDS encoding preprotein translocase subunit SecE, with translation MSRIRKYISEVILELKKATWPWDPKEKGFAKYRELNESTVVVFIAMILLGAFVAAFDISFKWAFEAAQKLGM, from the coding sequence ATGAGCCGCATCCGCAAATACATCAGCGAAGTCATCCTCGAACTCAAGAAGGCCACCTGGCCGTGGGATCCCAAGGAAAAGGGCTTCGCCAAATACCGCGAACTGAATGAATCCACCGTGGTGGTCTTCATCGCGATGATCCTGCTCGGAGCATTCGTGGCCGCGTTCGACATCAGCTTCAAGTGGGCCTTTGAGGCCGCGCAGAAGCTGGGCATGTAG
- the rplA gene encoding 50S ribosomal protein L1: protein MQKRSKRYKKAAEMVPAGKTFTLEEAAELLRKLPGTKFNQTVTLSFRMGVDPKKSDQMVRGTCPLPHGSGKTVRVAVFAQGAAADAAKAAGADIVGNEDLIAKVKDGFLDFDVAIATPAAMNEVRKLGKQLGPRGLMPNPRTGTVTEDTAAAVKAVKAGRADFKLDKNGNIASSVGKASFEVSQIAENATSLIEAVVRAKPASARGRYVETITLAATMSPALRIDVSKYIKL, encoded by the coding sequence ATGCAAAAGAGAAGCAAACGCTACAAGAAAGCCGCCGAGATGGTTCCGGCAGGAAAGACATTCACGCTTGAAGAAGCGGCCGAACTCCTGCGCAAACTCCCTGGCACGAAGTTCAACCAGACCGTCACCCTGTCTTTCCGCATGGGTGTCGATCCAAAGAAGAGCGACCAGATGGTCCGCGGCACCTGCCCGCTGCCGCATGGCTCTGGCAAGACCGTGCGTGTCGCCGTATTCGCCCAAGGTGCCGCCGCCGATGCCGCCAAGGCCGCCGGTGCTGACATCGTCGGTAATGAAGACCTCATCGCCAAGGTGAAGGATGGCTTCCTCGATTTCGATGTCGCCATCGCCACGCCCGCCGCGATGAATGAAGTCCGCAAGCTCGGCAAGCAGCTCGGTCCTCGTGGTTTGATGCCCAATCCGCGTACCGGCACCGTCACCGAAGACACCGCCGCTGCCGTGAAGGCCGTGAAGGCTGGTCGCGCTGACTTCAAGCTCGACAAGAATGGCAACATCGCCTCCTCCGTCGGCAAAGCCTCCTTCGAGGTGAGCCAGATCGCTGAAAACGCCACCTCACTCATTGAGGCCGTCGTGCGTGCCAAGCCCGCCTCCGCGCGCGGCCGTTACGTCGAGACCATCACCCTCGCCGCCACCATGTCGCCCGCGCTCCGCATCGACGTGTCGAAATACATCAAACTCTAA
- the rplK gene encoding 50S ribosomal protein L11: MAKEIVKLIKLQIKAGAANPAPPIGPALGQAGVNIMAFCKEFNAATAKAGGDVLPTVITVYKDKSFTFITKQPPASNLLKKVANIASGSGEANKKKVAKISKAQLLEATKLKLADLNTTDLERASRIMAGTARQMGIEIID; this comes from the coding sequence ATGGCCAAGGAAATCGTCAAACTCATCAAGCTTCAGATCAAGGCTGGAGCCGCCAACCCCGCACCGCCCATCGGCCCTGCTCTCGGTCAGGCCGGTGTGAACATCATGGCGTTCTGCAAGGAATTCAACGCCGCCACCGCGAAAGCCGGCGGCGATGTGCTGCCCACCGTCATCACCGTTTACAAGGACAAGAGCTTCACCTTCATCACGAAGCAGCCTCCGGCTTCCAACCTCCTGAAGAAGGTGGCGAACATCGCCTCCGGCTCCGGCGAGGCGAACAAGAAGAAGGTCGCCAAGATCAGCAAGGCCCAGCTTCTCGAAGCCACCAAGCTCAAGCTTGCCGACCTGAACACCACCGACCTCGAGCGCGCCTCCCGCATCATGGCAGGAACCGCACGCCAGATGGGCATCGAAATCATCGACTAA
- the miaA gene encoding tRNA (adenosine(37)-N6)-dimethylallyltransferase MiaA: protein MLPPSTFLIAGPTASGKSALALALAERVGGEIVNADAFQLYAGIVILSAKPSAAEMARVPHHLYSVVPLTESCDAQRYHSLALPVIADIAARGRVPIVVGGSGLYLKALTHGLSPLPPASARLREQFRHLSPGEKVVWLLQRDPEAATTVNLRNPRYVERALEICLLTGRPQSGLRRSFVEKEPQVNGVILDTDRETLYARINQRTLAMFEAGLIAEVAALGKLSPTAEKAIGIREVREHLAGHLTLDQAIDAIQQATRRYAKRQATWFRRERCFQTICLDSLPTTEYALTRILELFPCLRPSSQSVPSLST, encoded by the coding sequence ATGCTCCCACCCTCTACATTCCTCATCGCCGGCCCCACGGCTTCCGGCAAATCGGCGCTTGCGCTCGCTTTGGCAGAGCGTGTCGGAGGAGAAATTGTCAATGCGGACGCTTTCCAGCTTTACGCAGGTATCGTCATCCTTTCCGCGAAACCCTCCGCCGCTGAAATGGCCCGCGTGCCTCATCATCTCTACAGCGTGGTGCCGCTCACCGAGTCCTGCGATGCCCAGCGTTACCACTCGCTCGCGCTGCCAGTGATCGCAGACATCGCCGCCCGCGGCCGGGTTCCAATCGTCGTCGGCGGCTCGGGACTTTACCTCAAGGCGCTCACGCACGGCCTCTCGCCCCTGCCTCCGGCCTCAGCAAGATTGCGTGAACAGTTCAGGCACCTCAGCCCCGGAGAAAAAGTCGTGTGGCTGCTACAGCGCGATCCCGAGGCCGCCACCACTGTGAACCTGCGCAACCCGCGTTATGTCGAACGCGCCCTCGAAATCTGCCTGCTCACCGGACGCCCGCAATCTGGCCTGCGGCGTTCGTTTGTGGAAAAGGAGCCGCAAGTGAACGGCGTCATCCTCGACACGGATCGCGAGACACTCTACGCGCGCATCAACCAGCGCACACTCGCCATGTTCGAAGCTGGCTTGATCGCTGAAGTCGCCGCGCTCGGCAAACTCTCGCCCACCGCTGAAAAAGCCATCGGCATCCGTGAGGTGCGCGAACATCTTGCCGGGCACCTGACCCTGGATCAGGCCATCGACGCCATCCAGCAGGCCACACGACGTTACGCCAAGCGTCAGGCCACTTGGTTCCGCCGTGAACGCTGCTTCCAAACGATTTGCCTCGATTCCCTTCCGACGACAGAGTACGCGCTGACACGCATCCTCGAACTCTTTCCATGCCTCCGCCCGTCCAGCCAGTCCGTCCCGTCTTTGTCAACCTAG
- a CDS encoding thioredoxin family protein gives MKTLLLASFALLATTASSLAKTGWDDDYEKSLAKAKEEKKMVLLDFTGSDWCGWCVKLDEEVFSKSAFKKFAKENLMLVELDFPHGKNLPKKTKEQNDTLKSKFGINGYPTIILLDNEGKEAARWVGYKATLLDELKEKAGKHKSDSK, from the coding sequence ATGAAAACACTGCTTCTTGCCAGCTTCGCCCTTCTTGCCACCACCGCCTCTTCCCTGGCCAAAACCGGCTGGGATGACGATTATGAAAAGTCCCTCGCCAAGGCGAAGGAGGAAAAGAAAATGGTGCTGCTGGACTTCACCGGCTCCGACTGGTGCGGCTGGTGCGTCAAACTTGATGAGGAGGTTTTCTCCAAATCCGCCTTCAAAAAGTTCGCCAAGGAAAATCTCATGCTCGTCGAGCTCGATTTCCCACACGGAAAGAACCTGCCCAAGAAAACCAAGGAGCAAAACGACACCCTGAAAAGCAAGTTCGGCATCAACGGCTATCCCACCATCATCCTGCTCGACAACGAAGGCAAGGAAGCCGCGCGCTGGGTGGGCTACAAAGCGACGCTTCTCGATGAATTGAAGGAAAAGGCAGGCAAGCACAAATCAGACTCTAAATAA
- the tuf gene encoding elongation factor Tu, protein MAKEAFQRNKPHVNIGTIGHVDHGKTTLTAAITTVLSKKGFAQAKAYDQIDAAPEEKERGITINTAHVEYETDKRHYAHVDCPGHADYVKNMITGAAQMDGGVLVVSAADGPMPQTREHILLARQVGVPALVVFMNKVDMVDDPELLDLVEMEVRDLLSKYDFPGDEIPIVKGSALKALEGDPVHEANILKLMDAVDSYIPLPERPIDKDFLMPVEDVFAIEGRGTVCTGRIERGIIKKMGEVEIIGIRPTVKTTVTDIEMFRKLLDEGRAGDNVGLLLRGTKKTDVERGQVIAKPGSVTPHKKFTAEVYVLSKDEGGRHTPFFNNYRPQFYFRTTDVTGSVKLPEGVEMVMPGDNVSIEVELITPIAMEKTIRFAIREGGKTVGAGRVANILD, encoded by the coding sequence ATGGCTAAAGAAGCATTCCAACGCAACAAGCCGCACGTCAACATCGGCACGATTGGCCACGTTGACCACGGCAAGACCACCCTGACCGCCGCCATCACGACCGTCCTTTCCAAGAAGGGATTTGCCCAGGCGAAGGCATACGATCAAATCGACGCGGCTCCTGAAGAAAAAGAGCGCGGCATCACGATCAACACCGCCCACGTGGAGTATGAAACCGACAAGCGTCACTATGCACACGTCGATTGCCCCGGACACGCCGATTATGTGAAGAACATGATCACCGGCGCCGCCCAGATGGACGGTGGTGTTCTCGTTGTTTCCGCCGCGGACGGCCCGATGCCCCAGACCCGTGAGCACATCCTGCTCGCCCGTCAGGTTGGCGTGCCTGCCCTCGTGGTGTTCATGAACAAGGTGGACATGGTGGATGATCCGGAACTTCTCGACCTCGTCGAGATGGAAGTTCGCGACCTCCTTTCCAAGTATGACTTCCCAGGTGACGAAATCCCGATCGTGAAGGGTTCCGCGCTCAAGGCACTCGAAGGCGATCCTGTGCATGAAGCCAACATCCTGAAGCTCATGGATGCCGTGGACAGCTACATCCCGCTCCCTGAGCGTCCGATCGACAAAGACTTCCTCATGCCTGTGGAAGACGTGTTCGCGATTGAAGGTCGTGGCACCGTTTGCACGGGTCGTATCGAGCGTGGTATCATTAAGAAGATGGGTGAAGTCGAAATCATCGGCATCCGCCCCACCGTCAAGACCACCGTCACGGACATCGAAATGTTCCGCAAGCTGCTCGACGAAGGTCGTGCTGGCGACAACGTGGGCCTCCTGCTTCGCGGTACGAAGAAGACCGACGTGGAACGCGGGCAGGTCATCGCCAAGCCCGGCTCCGTGACTCCGCATAAGAAGTTCACCGCTGAGGTGTATGTGCTTTCCAAGGATGAAGGCGGCCGTCACACGCCGTTCTTTAACAACTACCGTCCGCAGTTCTACTTTCGCACCACGGACGTGACCGGCAGCGTGAAGCTCCCTGAAGGTGTGGAAATGGTGATGCCTGGGGACAACGTCTCGATCGAAGTCGAGTTGATCACCCCGATCGCCATGGAAAAGACCATCCGCTTCGCCATCCGCGAGGGCGGCAAGACGGTGGGTGCTGGCCGTGTCGCCAACATCCTCGACTAG
- the aroB gene encoding 3-dehydroquinate synthase yields the protein MPPPVQPVRPVFVNLGPRSYLVQVGRDLLKTLGEEVNKKLPDRTSCAVVTDSNVGPLYAEKVLESLRAVGKQPHLITVPAGESSKSLTWSESVLTEMVRAGLDRKSFVVALGGGVIGDLAGFCASVYQRGIPYVQVPTTVLSQVDSSVGGKTGVNLPNAKNMVGCFHQPVHVIADLDTLSSLPEREWNEGFAEIIKHACIRDASMFTAIKDVAEGKGDIVGLIRRNIAIKAVIVEADEYETIGTRALLNFGHTLGHAIEAAAGYGRLLHGEAISLGLRAAAWLSAQISDLTSEDYERIVTLLKLCELPIKLPDDLDTEEIMRIARMDKKFENGKIRFVLLRKIGEGYVSKDVIEGHLKQALDELRK from the coding sequence ATGCCTCCGCCCGTCCAGCCAGTCCGTCCCGTCTTTGTCAACCTAGGCCCGCGCAGCTACCTCGTGCAGGTCGGTCGTGATCTGCTCAAAACGTTGGGCGAAGAGGTGAACAAGAAACTGCCGGATCGCACGAGTTGCGCCGTCGTCACCGATTCCAATGTCGGTCCGCTGTATGCCGAGAAAGTCCTCGAAAGCCTGCGTGCCGTCGGCAAACAGCCGCATCTCATCACCGTGCCCGCTGGTGAGTCCTCCAAGTCGCTGACGTGGAGCGAATCCGTGCTCACTGAGATGGTACGTGCAGGGCTGGATCGCAAGAGCTTCGTCGTCGCCCTCGGTGGCGGTGTCATTGGCGATCTTGCGGGTTTCTGCGCCTCGGTTTACCAGAGAGGCATCCCCTACGTGCAGGTGCCCACCACTGTGCTGTCCCAAGTGGACAGCTCCGTGGGCGGCAAGACCGGCGTGAACCTGCCCAATGCCAAAAACATGGTCGGCTGCTTTCACCAGCCTGTGCATGTCATCGCTGATCTCGACACGCTCAGCTCCCTGCCTGAACGCGAATGGAACGAGGGCTTCGCCGAAATCATCAAGCATGCCTGCATCCGCGATGCCTCGATGTTTACCGCCATCAAAGATGTGGCGGAAGGCAAAGGCGACATCGTCGGCCTCATCCGTCGCAACATCGCCATCAAGGCGGTCATCGTCGAAGCTGATGAATACGAAACCATCGGCACACGTGCGTTGCTCAATTTTGGCCACACGCTCGGCCACGCCATCGAGGCCGCCGCCGGTTATGGCAGGCTGCTGCATGGCGAGGCCATCAGCCTCGGCCTGCGCGCCGCCGCCTGGCTCTCCGCGCAGATTTCCGACCTCACCAGCGAGGACTACGAACGCATCGTGACGCTGCTCAAGCTCTGCGAGCTTCCCATCAAACTCCCCGATGACCTCGACACCGAGGAGATCATGCGCATCGCCCGCATGGACAAAAAATTCGAGAACGGCAAGATTCGCTTCGTCCTCCTCCGCAAGATTGGTGAGGGCTATGTCAGCAAAGACGTGATCGAAGGCCATCTGAAGCAGGCACTGGATGAGTTGCGGAAATGA
- a CDS encoding BatA and WFA domain-containing protein, translated as MRFLNPSYLHFAWLALIPLALWLFRRQAKRVPVSTLLFFKSLAREHQESAWLRRIKKWLSLLLTLLVLVFAILALARPSGNLSADSPGAVVIVVDRSASMSAKDSQGRTRLDEAKRRVQERVRSLPDQVVLSLISFDARPHVLLSRSRNRRECLRLLDELTPSPIEGKTEAALNVAKRLADLESRSRIWLAADSSAADASVDSIPVALPEPLNVGITGFQIRHSPLARDRYEAFVKVSAAASNKDKTTSTLEITIAGRIAQLRELELAPGTSSSLILPLEGVRGQRLEMRLKTAGDCFGWDDGLAAPLPKTKPLTVAWFAEKPDPFTELALSSLIEAGRIDMRKGDPAAWPPKEQPDVYVFENWLPKEWPTDRPVIALTPLTNSGPLRTRPLKGLPHDSVRAVQPDHPVLFRASSSRIAVTQTTVLELPASLEPLWIAGTEPVLAAGESGGQRIVVTAFSPSQSEQLALLPSFPLILGNALYWCAENSEALADMRTLHTGEMLNASNLVQWHAWDGDTFIEASDDPANDLLALNRIGAWETGDRSGTCALISDAETNLPAPPSDVATSIQPAAPIITASAFSTWPQRLIWLVIVVLLLESFLFHRKAVY; from the coding sequence ATGCGCTTCCTGAACCCCAGCTACCTGCACTTCGCATGGCTCGCGCTGATCCCGCTGGCGCTATGGTTGTTCCGTCGGCAGGCGAAGCGGGTGCCGGTTTCGACGCTGCTGTTCTTCAAATCGCTCGCGCGTGAGCATCAGGAGTCTGCGTGGCTGCGGCGCATCAAAAAATGGCTCTCGCTCCTCCTCACGCTGCTGGTGCTGGTCTTTGCCATCCTCGCCCTCGCACGCCCCAGTGGCAACCTCTCGGCCGATTCACCCGGCGCGGTCGTCATCGTCGTCGATCGTTCCGCGTCGATGTCTGCCAAAGACAGTCAAGGGCGCACACGGCTCGATGAAGCAAAACGTCGTGTTCAAGAGCGCGTCCGCTCGCTGCCTGATCAGGTCGTGCTTTCCCTCATCTCCTTCGATGCACGGCCTCATGTGCTGCTCTCCCGCAGCCGCAACCGCCGCGAATGCCTGCGCTTGCTCGATGAACTCACGCCATCTCCCATCGAAGGCAAAACCGAGGCTGCCTTGAACGTCGCCAAACGCCTCGCCGATCTCGAATCACGCTCCCGCATCTGGCTGGCGGCTGATTCCAGCGCTGCGGATGCTTCAGTCGATTCCATTCCCGTTGCATTGCCCGAACCGCTCAACGTCGGCATCACCGGCTTCCAAATCCGCCACAGCCCGCTAGCACGAGATCGCTACGAGGCCTTTGTCAAAGTCAGCGCTGCCGCCAGCAACAAGGACAAGACCACCTCAACCCTCGAAATCACCATCGCTGGCCGCATCGCCCAACTGCGCGAGCTTGAACTCGCACCCGGCACATCATCTTCACTCATCCTGCCGCTCGAAGGCGTGCGTGGTCAGCGTCTGGAAATGCGCTTGAAGACCGCAGGCGATTGTTTCGGCTGGGACGATGGCCTTGCGGCTCCGCTGCCCAAAACGAAGCCGCTCACCGTCGCTTGGTTTGCTGAAAAGCCCGACCCTTTCACCGAACTCGCACTCTCATCACTCATCGAGGCCGGGCGCATCGATATGAGGAAGGGCGATCCCGCTGCATGGCCGCCGAAGGAGCAACCTGATGTCTATGTCTTCGAAAACTGGCTGCCGAAAGAATGGCCCACGGACCGTCCTGTCATCGCGCTCACACCTTTGACCAACTCCGGGCCGCTGCGCACCCGACCGCTCAAAGGCCTGCCGCATGACAGCGTGCGCGCTGTGCAGCCCGATCATCCCGTGCTCTTTCGTGCCAGCAGCAGCCGCATCGCCGTCACGCAAACCACCGTGCTCGAACTTCCCGCATCGTTAGAGCCGTTGTGGATCGCTGGCACAGAGCCCGTGCTTGCTGCCGGTGAATCCGGCGGTCAGCGGATCGTCGTCACCGCCTTCTCACCCTCGCAGTCCGAGCAACTCGCGCTGTTGCCCTCCTTCCCGCTCATTCTCGGCAACGCTCTTTACTGGTGCGCTGAAAACAGCGAGGCCCTCGCTGACATGCGCACCTTGCACACTGGTGAGATGCTCAACGCCAGCAACCTTGTGCAATGGCATGCTTGGGATGGCGACACCTTCATCGAAGCCTCCGACGATCCCGCCAACGACCTGCTCGCCCTCAATCGCATTGGTGCCTGGGAAACAGGCGACCGCAGCGGCACCTGTGCCTTGATCTCCGACGCTGAAACGAATCTCCCTGCCCCGCCCTCCGATGTCGCAACTTCCATCCAGCCCGCCGCTCCCATCATCACTGCTTCAGCCTTCAGTACCTGGCCGCAGCGTTTGATCTGGCTGGTGATCGTCGTGCTGCTGCTTGAAAGCTTTCTGTTTCATCGCAAAGCGGTGTATTGA
- a CDS encoding vWA domain-containing protein: MRRVLQFSAMSIALLALGLFAADDGEVLLKGIVKNVRAGNEEALTPLKDLHAHKLAGDAVLSLVGDKKMGTGIKLRLAEIVAAWPAGEARKTLGDWLAKHPSCDNDALMFFAGIGHLEARAFFWNLLTQIKGPLSEVRDPERAALAAKALGAFQDNPEIVVSRIGTMLDPANAHVMRACAAEALGGMHHALAIQSLLPHLNDDAIGGIARCSLYRLTSQDFVDDTDKWKAWLAEQGANVPWKMLTRTDFGNHLKLQKLLKPLDDDPTMNMASFYGVELRAKGALFILDVSGSMTIDDRISKLKAQMSNLLIAMQNKSNKLRYGILTFGENVDSCFPARGISVNDEKNHKQAVRFVERIQADGGTPMCEALNHALTKVLPDGNIDTIYFLSDGAPSDGTPDQVLDLAQRIHQKFQTRIHTIGIGEEPAQSSDKPSLLNQIANACGGTFTIPP; encoded by the coding sequence ATGCGCCGTGTCCTCCAATTCAGCGCGATGAGCATCGCGCTGCTCGCGTTAGGCTTGTTCGCAGCAGATGATGGCGAGGTTCTGCTGAAAGGCATCGTCAAAAATGTGCGTGCCGGCAATGAAGAGGCCCTGACACCGCTCAAAGATCTCCACGCCCACAAACTGGCCGGTGATGCTGTGCTCAGCCTCGTCGGCGATAAAAAAATGGGCACTGGCATCAAACTGCGCCTCGCCGAAATCGTCGCCGCATGGCCTGCGGGTGAGGCACGCAAAACGCTGGGCGACTGGCTGGCAAAACATCCCTCATGTGATAATGATGCCTTGATGTTCTTTGCCGGCATCGGCCACCTGGAGGCGCGTGCCTTCTTCTGGAACCTGCTCACCCAGATCAAAGGTCCGCTCTCCGAGGTGCGTGACCCCGAACGTGCAGCTCTCGCCGCGAAGGCGCTCGGTGCTTTCCAAGACAATCCCGAAATCGTCGTCTCCCGTATTGGCACCATGCTTGATCCTGCCAACGCCCATGTCATGCGTGCCTGCGCAGCAGAGGCGCTGGGCGGCATGCACCATGCACTGGCGATCCAGTCGCTCCTGCCACACCTCAACGATGACGCCATTGGAGGCATTGCCCGCTGCTCCCTCTACAGGCTGACCAGTCAGGATTTCGTGGACGATACTGACAAATGGAAGGCCTGGCTCGCCGAACAGGGAGCGAACGTCCCGTGGAAAATGCTCACCCGCACCGACTTTGGAAACCACCTTAAACTGCAGAAACTGCTCAAGCCCCTCGATGATGATCCCACCATGAACATGGCGTCATTTTACGGCGTGGAGCTTCGCGCCAAAGGCGCTCTTTTCATCCTCGATGTCAGCGGCAGCATGACCATCGACGACCGCATCAGCAAGCTCAAGGCGCAGATGAGCAACCTGCTCATCGCCATGCAGAACAAATCCAACAAACTGCGTTACGGCATTCTCACCTTCGGCGAAAACGTCGATTCTTGTTTCCCCGCCCGCGGTATTTCCGTGAATGATGAAAAGAACCACAAACAGGCCGTGCGCTTCGTCGAGCGCATCCAGGCCGATGGTGGCACGCCCATGTGCGAGGCGCTCAATCATGCGCTGACAAAGGTTCTCCCTGATGGCAATATCGACACCATCTACTTCCTCAGCGACGGAGCTCCCAGCGATGGCACGCCCGATCAGGTGCTCGATCTCGCGCAGCGCATCCATCAAAAGTTCCAGACGCGCATCCACACCATCGGCATTGGCGAAGAACCTGCTCAGAGCAGCGACAAACCCTCGCTGCTCAATCAAATCGCCAATGCCTGCGGCGGTACCTTCACCATCCCGCCATGA
- the nusG gene encoding transcription termination/antitermination protein NusG, with protein sequence MGAIPAPRDQWFVIHVRSGLEQKVRDSMLRRIEKEEMGDLVFQVLVPMERVAEVKKGKRSESNRKFFPGYVIANCHLLDEHNRLMDRTWYFVKETDGVLNFAGTKDHPIPMRQKEVEAMLAQVRDKDEGAVPKIAFNLGDTVRVADGPFESQTGIVEEIDPERGVLRVSVNIFGRSTPVDLEYWQVEKA encoded by the coding sequence ATGGGAGCCATCCCTGCACCCCGCGATCAGTGGTTCGTCATCCACGTACGCTCCGGCCTTGAACAGAAGGTCCGTGACAGCATGCTCCGCCGTATCGAAAAGGAGGAGATGGGCGATTTAGTCTTCCAGGTTCTCGTGCCGATGGAGCGTGTGGCCGAAGTTAAAAAAGGCAAGCGCTCCGAAAGCAATCGCAAGTTTTTCCCCGGTTACGTCATCGCCAACTGCCACCTGCTCGACGAGCACAACCGCCTGATGGACCGCACTTGGTATTTCGTGAAGGAAACCGACGGCGTGCTCAATTTCGCCGGCACGAAGGATCATCCGATCCCGATGCGCCAGAAGGAAGTCGAGGCCATGCTCGCCCAAGTTCGTGACAAGGACGAAGGAGCCGTGCCCAAGATCGCCTTCAATCTCGGCGACACCGTGCGCGTGGCCGACGGTCCCTTCGAGAGCCAGACCGGCATCGTCGAGGAGATCGATCCCGAGCGCGGCGTGCTGCGCGTCTCCGTCAACATTTTCGGCCGTTCCACCCCGGTCGATCTCGAATACTGGCAGGTGGAAAAGGCATAA
- the rplL gene encoding 50S ribosomal protein L7/L12, which translates to MADLNKIVEELSGLTVIEVAELVKSLETKWGVSAAAPVAAAAAGGGGAAAPAAEEKTEFDVILTEAGANKIGVIKEVRGVVPGLGLAEAKKLVESAPQKVKEGVKKEEAEEIKKKLEAAGAKVEIK; encoded by the coding sequence ATGGCTGACCTGAATAAAATCGTTGAAGAACTGAGTGGCTTGACCGTCATCGAAGTCGCTGAACTTGTGAAATCCCTCGAAACGAAGTGGGGCGTGAGCGCTGCCGCTCCCGTGGCTGCCGCCGCTGCTGGCGGTGGTGGTGCTGCTGCACCTGCCGCTGAAGAGAAGACCGAGTTCGATGTCATCCTGACTGAAGCTGGTGCCAACAAGATTGGCGTCATCAAGGAAGTCCGCGGCGTTGTCCCAGGCCTCGGCCTTGCCGAAGCGAAGAAGCTCGTTGAGAGCGCTCCGCAGAAGGTCAAGGAAGGCGTCAAGAAGGAAGAGGCGGAAGAAATCAAGAAGAAGCTGGAAGCCGCCGGCGCCAAAGTCGAGATCAAGTAA
- the rplJ gene encoding 50S ribosomal protein L10 translates to MKAEKTLLIDDLLRRVNASPFLLVVDYTGLKVDKFAELRKRLSGVGAEIHVFKNNLVKKAAEKAGYPGELGAHLTGQSAYVTGVKDICATAKVLKNFTAEFEKPVMKVGVLEGSLLDAATIKTLADLPSREVLLSQLLGVLQAPASALARVLKAKADLEGAPAESAPVEAAPVEAVAETVAP, encoded by the coding sequence ATGAAAGCTGAAAAGACATTGCTCATTGATGACCTGCTGCGCCGGGTCAATGCCTCCCCGTTTCTCCTCGTCGTCGATTACACCGGCCTTAAGGTCGATAAATTCGCCGAGCTGCGCAAGCGCCTCAGTGGCGTTGGCGCGGAGATTCACGTCTTCAAAAACAACCTGGTGAAGAAAGCCGCTGAAAAGGCCGGCTACCCGGGTGAACTGGGTGCCCATCTCACCGGCCAGAGCGCCTATGTGACGGGCGTGAAGGACATCTGCGCCACGGCGAAGGTTTTGAAGAACTTCACCGCCGAGTTTGAGAAGCCGGTGATGAAAGTCGGCGTTCTTGAAGGCAGCCTTTTGGATGCCGCAACCATCAAAACACTTGCCGACCTGCCTTCTCGCGAGGTCCTCCTCTCCCAGCTCCTTGGCGTTCTCCAGGCTCCGGCCTCGGCCCTCGCCCGCGTGCTCAAGGCCAAGGCTGATTTGGAAGGTGCTCCTGCCGAATCTGCTCCCGTCGAAGCCGCCCCGGTTGAAGCTGTTGCTGAAACTGTCGCCCCCTAA